From a single Actinomyces viscosus genomic region:
- a CDS encoding response regulator transcription factor, which yields MSSQISPDRVGLALVDDDAMALAHLESYFSDVEDLVVLTATRSPRAVLRFLQSHQVDVLITDVHMENMDGAEMTREVLRVSPSTRVILLTTVDTDEDLLQGLGAGASGFLLKSAPAEEIIAAVRTVHSGAKVVAPTPTTRLIDYALASVRGADGSVHLSERERDVLHLLCEGASNRKISSLLAIAEATVKSHITGLFHKTGTTSRLEIVVWAFKHGYASNSPFTIPASSAPSAPSNPSPSSSPSPSEARGTGLDR from the coding sequence ATGTCTTCCCAGATTTCTCCCGATCGTGTCGGCCTCGCTCTGGTCGACGACGACGCGATGGCCCTGGCCCATCTGGAGTCCTATTTCTCAGACGTCGAGGACCTCGTTGTCCTCACAGCAACCCGCTCACCCCGCGCGGTTCTGCGGTTTCTTCAGTCGCATCAGGTCGATGTCCTCATCACCGATGTCCACATGGAGAACATGGACGGCGCGGAGATGACCAGGGAGGTGCTTCGCGTCTCGCCGTCGACCCGGGTCATCCTGCTGACGACCGTCGACACCGACGAGGACCTCCTCCAGGGGCTGGGGGCGGGTGCCAGCGGCTTCCTGCTCAAGAGCGCCCCGGCCGAGGAGATCATCGCGGCGGTGCGCACGGTCCACTCCGGGGCGAAGGTCGTGGCCCCAACGCCGACGACGCGTCTCATCGACTACGCCCTGGCCTCCGTTCGCGGCGCGGACGGGAGCGTGCACCTCTCGGAGCGGGAGCGCGACGTGCTCCACCTCCTGTGCGAGGGCGCCTCGAACCGCAAGATCTCCTCGCTGCTGGCCATTGCCGAGGCGACGGTCAAGTCGCACATCACCGGCCTGTTCCACAAGACGGGCACGACGTCGCGCCTGGAGATCGTGGTGTGGGCGTTCAAGCACGGGTACGCCTCCAACAGCCCCTTCACGATCCCGGCATCCAGCGCGCCCAGCGCCCCGAGCAATCCGAGCCCGAGCTCAAGCCCCAGTCCCTCGGAGGCCCGAGGAACGGGACTCGATCGCTGA
- a CDS encoding family 49 glycosyl hydrolase yields MPISHPQRLLAAAALVVAPVIPALTTAQAAPSSSASPAADPPATVIQAPAAHLPAGEHDGIHTWTHDKASTATEGAVARDEVRQSPFYSVRVAPATAPDQTQDSFTYLSVPRNGQDKSGYTAEDGADYAAQTKAAMSWSTFEYDKEVLVYVTLLNGAAVKDPSEITVRPTSTAATNVKVEAIEDNGRTARIRVPYSADGYRLSVEFPSQTVSTYTDKDGLLGEESTSRTFLESEPRNAMLLFVQPPAPKGTVPDAGASDVLSVTPGDISGLNTTAGADTSKSTLYFGPGVYSMGEASLPELPSNISRIYLAPGAFVKGGFHFADNGAAEYQVTGYGVLSGEEYVYEADTLGGFTSFQNQNHPEYRDAEKKVKADCHADCAKPLRLSSASGKAQHLTLQGITIKEPPFHSFVVYGDESTFAMDVSNYQQVGAWYWQTDGLEVYSNPGAGRSTLKNSFFHANDDVFKLYHSAVDLSNNVVWKGQNGPVFQWGWTPRDVNDVTVTGTEIIHSRMFSRDVAHNSCVFNSARSWQDTGATNTADPSRTVSNLTFTNTHVEGSVNCAIRVYALSNTENITIDGLTIDGWNGQSIDRTQSQLQPLTDKEGRQVRFGSTDGTVKGLSLRGYKVGRGGGATGVKPTGYTTVTTDNNEWQSDRPGRLNFDADLWGRWTATDR; encoded by the coding sequence ATGCCGATATCCCATCCCCAACGGCTGCTCGCAGCGGCGGCGCTCGTCGTCGCCCCGGTCATCCCGGCCCTGACAACGGCGCAGGCCGCGCCCAGCTCCTCCGCGAGCCCCGCTGCCGACCCGCCCGCCACGGTCATCCAGGCGCCGGCGGCCCATCTGCCCGCCGGCGAGCACGACGGCATCCATACCTGGACCCACGACAAGGCCAGCACGGCGACGGAAGGCGCCGTGGCCCGCGACGAGGTGCGCCAGTCCCCGTTCTACTCGGTGCGCGTGGCCCCGGCCACCGCGCCCGACCAGACGCAGGACTCCTTCACCTACCTGAGCGTCCCGCGCAACGGTCAGGACAAGAGCGGATACACGGCCGAGGACGGCGCCGACTACGCCGCGCAGACGAAGGCGGCCATGTCCTGGTCGACCTTCGAGTACGACAAGGAGGTCCTCGTCTACGTGACGCTCCTGAACGGGGCGGCGGTCAAGGACCCGAGTGAGATCACGGTGCGCCCCACCTCCACGGCGGCCACGAACGTCAAGGTCGAGGCCATCGAGGATAACGGCCGCACCGCGAGGATCCGGGTCCCCTACTCCGCGGACGGCTACCGCCTCTCGGTGGAGTTCCCCTCCCAGACGGTGAGCACGTACACCGACAAGGACGGCCTGCTCGGCGAGGAGTCGACCTCAAGGACGTTCCTGGAGTCCGAGCCGCGCAACGCGATGCTCCTGTTCGTCCAGCCCCCGGCGCCCAAGGGCACGGTTCCCGACGCCGGCGCCTCCGATGTCCTGAGCGTGACGCCGGGAGACATCAGCGGCCTCAACACGACTGCCGGTGCGGACACCTCGAAGAGCACCCTCTACTTCGGCCCGGGCGTCTACTCCATGGGAGAGGCGAGCCTGCCCGAGCTTCCCAGCAACATCAGTCGGATCTATCTGGCGCCGGGTGCCTTCGTCAAAGGCGGTTTCCACTTCGCCGACAACGGGGCCGCCGAGTACCAGGTGACGGGTTACGGCGTCCTGTCCGGCGAGGAGTACGTCTACGAGGCGGACACGCTGGGCGGCTTCACCTCCTTCCAGAACCAGAACCACCCCGAGTACCGGGACGCGGAGAAGAAGGTCAAGGCCGACTGCCACGCGGACTGCGCCAAGCCGTTGCGCCTGAGCTCGGCATCCGGAAAGGCTCAGCACCTCACCCTGCAGGGGATCACCATCAAGGAGCCTCCGTTCCACTCCTTCGTGGTCTACGGGGACGAGAGCACCTTCGCCATGGACGTGAGCAACTACCAGCAGGTGGGCGCCTGGTACTGGCAGACCGACGGCCTGGAGGTGTACTCCAACCCCGGTGCGGGCCGGTCCACCCTGAAGAACTCCTTCTTCCACGCCAACGACGACGTCTTCAAGCTCTACCACTCCGCGGTGGACCTCAGTAACAACGTCGTGTGGAAGGGGCAGAACGGCCCGGTGTTCCAGTGGGGGTGGACTCCGAGGGACGTCAACGACGTCACCGTGACCGGCACGGAGATCATTCACAGCCGGATGTTCTCCCGCGACGTCGCCCACAACTCCTGCGTCTTCAACTCGGCCCGGAGCTGGCAGGACACCGGCGCGACGAATACCGCTGATCCGTCTCGGACGGTCAGCAACCTGACCTTCACGAATACCCATGTCGAGGGCAGCGTCAACTGCGCGATCCGCGTATACGCGCTGTCCAACACGGAGAACATCACCATCGACGGGCTCACGATTGACGGCTGGAACGGGCAGAGCATCGACCGCACGCAGAGCCAGCTCCAACCACTGACCGACAAGGAGGGCCGGCAGGTCCGCTTCGGCAGCACCGACGGCACCGTCAAGGGCCTGAGCCTGCGCGGTTACAAGGTGGGGCGGGGAGGCGGCGCCACCGGCGTCAAGCCAACCGGCTACACCACCGTCACCACTGACAACAACGAGTGGCAGTCGGACAGGCCCGGCCGTCTCAACTTCGACGCCGACCTCTGGGGTCGCTGGACAGCGACCGACCGGTAA
- a CDS encoding metal-sensitive transcriptional regulator, with the protein MAGYTGTKEDYLKRLRRIEGQVRGISRMVEEDTYCIDVLTQISAATKALQAVSLGLLEDHMSHCVLHAAQAGDEEGMVKIREASDAIARLVRS; encoded by the coding sequence ATGGCCGGATACACCGGGACCAAGGAGGACTACCTCAAGCGCCTGCGCCGCATCGAGGGGCAGGTGCGGGGCATCTCCCGCATGGTCGAGGAGGACACCTACTGCATCGATGTCCTCACGCAGATCTCCGCCGCCACCAAGGCTCTTCAGGCCGTCAGCCTCGGCCTGCTGGAGGATCACATGAGCCACTGCGTCCTGCACGCCGCCCAGGCCGGCGACGAGGAGGGCATGGTCAAGATCCGCGAGGCCTCCGACGCCATCGCCCGGCTCGTCCGGTCCTGA
- a CDS encoding cyclodehydratase: MSTTSPAPAAQPAPQAPSGPVTAYLPQGGFARAVVARLAGPGDVVVPVDQGLVSAYVPYAERAVLIADPDQTGLREDLDTLSFTRGMPSLGVELFPTELRCGPLVVPGRSACYRCYDRRRRQHGYRPLPTEVAAELGPLEQAYAHHHVVLAAGLIALALQALDRQTADSADTAAPADTADTADTANAAGGEEPPEIGGQVWTIDLVSGITTCSRTVAVDRCETCSGRYEGRRDGLPALAALLPERRREVA; this comes from the coding sequence ATGAGCACGACGTCGCCCGCACCCGCTGCGCAGCCGGCCCCGCAGGCCCCCTCGGGGCCGGTGACGGCCTATCTGCCCCAGGGCGGGTTCGCGCGCGCCGTCGTCGCGCGGCTGGCCGGGCCTGGCGACGTCGTCGTACCGGTCGACCAGGGGCTGGTCAGCGCCTACGTCCCCTACGCCGAGCGGGCCGTGCTCATCGCGGATCCCGACCAGACCGGCCTGCGCGAGGACCTCGACACCCTGTCCTTCACCCGGGGCATGCCCTCGCTCGGAGTGGAGCTCTTCCCCACCGAGCTGCGCTGCGGACCACTCGTGGTCCCCGGCCGCAGCGCCTGCTACCGCTGCTACGACCGCCGCCGCCGCCAGCACGGCTACCGCCCGCTGCCGACGGAGGTGGCCGCCGAGCTCGGCCCGCTGGAGCAGGCCTACGCCCACCACCACGTGGTCCTGGCCGCCGGACTCATCGCACTGGCCCTCCAGGCCCTCGACCGGCAGACGGCGGACAGTGCCGACACGGCGGCCCCAGCGGACACAGCAGATACTGCGGACACAGCGAACGCCGCGGGCGGCGAGGAGCCCCCGGAGATCGGCGGCCAGGTATGGACCATCGACCTCGTCTCGGGCATCACCACCTGCTCGCGGACCGTGGCCGTGGACCGTTGCGAGACCTGCTCGGGCCGCTACGAGGGGCGCCGCGACGGACTGCCCGCGCTCGCGGCCCTTCTGCCCGAACGCCGTAGGGAGGTGGCCTGA
- a CDS encoding heavy metal translocating P-type ATPase produces the protein MSTATSQEQDEQLRTVNLSIGGMTCASCVARVEKKLGKLDGVTASVNLATESARVTAPSTVSVDDLLAAVARAGYSGALLGSDSPIEPVKEEPVAPASSAAAEPARPTGSDGVGGEDGNAGGRTTVSAAPPSAPAGNPADAATPSSTTPAGTAPAPVTAAETAPPRPALGASHVERAADLRRRLIFSLILSVPIMAISMVPALQLPGWQWTVAVMALPVATWGAWPFHKAAFQALRHGAFTMDTLVSLGVIAATGWSLWALTLGGAGHIGMRMSMELLPRSQGHAAHMYFESAAWVTTFLLAGRYAEARAKYRSGDALRALLELGAKEVTRVVLTSPSGSRDAVDVLDEDGSPRADAVRTEERIGIDDLAAGDLFLVRPGEKVATDGVVIEGRSAVDASLLTGESVPTEVEAGQAVTGATVNTSGVLLVRATAVGEGTTLARIGQMVTAAQAGKAPIQRLADRVSGVFVPIVLALSAATLAGWLLTGNSPQAAFTAAVAVLVIACPCALGLATPTALLVGSGRAAQLGVVIKGPEVLESTRALDTMVMDKTGTVTQGRMSLDVEACREVPGAHGPSPERLEQGSPASAATSEAATGLSPLGDEALRLAGAVESASEHPVAAAITTAARERLGALPAPAGFSNHEGRGVSGTVEGRRVAVGRPGWLADEMGVEVPETLSAAVEEAQDSGATAVVVAVEAADSAAASVADAAGAAGEGADRPGSPDGSGAGASAASLRAAAVLVVRDTVRPSSRAAVAALRELGIRPVLLTGDNVRAAEHVAAQVGIDAADVRAEVLPADKRDVVAALQDEGAVVGMVGDGVNDAAALAQAGTQGLGLAMGSGADVAIEAADITLVRTDLDAAVAAVRVSRATLRIIRQNLFWAFAYNVAAIPLAAAGLLNPMIAGAAMAASSVIVVTNSLRLRRAG, from the coding sequence ATGAGTACAGCGACCAGCCAGGAGCAGGACGAGCAGCTGCGCACCGTCAACCTCTCCATCGGGGGCATGACCTGCGCCAGCTGCGTGGCCCGGGTGGAGAAGAAGCTGGGCAAGCTCGACGGCGTGACCGCCTCGGTCAACCTCGCCACCGAGTCGGCCCGCGTCACCGCCCCGAGCACGGTGAGCGTCGACGACCTCCTCGCCGCTGTCGCCCGCGCCGGGTACTCCGGCGCCCTGCTGGGCTCCGACTCACCGATCGAGCCGGTGAAGGAGGAGCCGGTCGCACCGGCGTCGTCAGCGGCGGCCGAGCCCGCCCGGCCCACCGGATCCGACGGCGTCGGAGGCGAGGACGGGAACGCCGGCGGCCGCACGACGGTGTCGGCTGCACCGCCGTCGGCGCCCGCCGGCAACCCGGCCGACGCCGCCACGCCCTCCTCCACGACCCCGGCCGGGACTGCTCCGGCCCCTGTGACGGCAGCTGAGACGGCGCCTCCCCGGCCCGCCCTGGGCGCCTCGCACGTGGAGCGGGCCGCGGACCTGCGCCGGCGGCTCATCTTCAGCCTCATCCTGTCGGTGCCGATCATGGCGATCTCCATGGTGCCGGCGCTCCAGCTGCCCGGCTGGCAGTGGACGGTGGCGGTCATGGCGCTGCCGGTGGCGACCTGGGGGGCGTGGCCCTTCCACAAGGCGGCCTTCCAGGCGCTGCGCCACGGCGCCTTCACCATGGACACGCTGGTCTCCCTGGGGGTCATCGCGGCGACCGGCTGGAGCCTGTGGGCGCTCACCCTGGGCGGCGCCGGGCACATCGGCATGCGGATGAGCATGGAGCTGCTGCCGCGCTCGCAGGGGCACGCCGCCCACATGTACTTCGAGTCGGCCGCGTGGGTGACCACCTTCCTCCTGGCGGGCCGCTACGCGGAGGCGCGCGCCAAGTACCGCTCCGGGGACGCCCTGCGCGCCCTGCTCGAGCTGGGCGCCAAGGAGGTGACCCGGGTGGTTCTCACCTCGCCGTCGGGCAGCCGCGACGCCGTCGACGTCCTGGACGAGGACGGCTCGCCGCGGGCTGACGCGGTCCGCACCGAGGAGCGCATCGGCATCGACGACCTGGCGGCCGGCGACCTGTTCCTCGTGCGGCCGGGCGAGAAGGTGGCCACCGACGGCGTCGTCATTGAGGGCCGCTCGGCCGTGGATGCCTCGCTGCTCACCGGCGAGTCCGTGCCCACCGAGGTCGAGGCCGGTCAGGCCGTCACCGGGGCGACCGTCAACACCTCCGGCGTGCTGCTCGTGCGGGCCACGGCCGTGGGCGAGGGGACGACGCTGGCCCGCATCGGGCAGATGGTGACGGCCGCGCAGGCCGGCAAGGCCCCCATCCAGCGCCTGGCGGACCGGGTCTCGGGGGTGTTCGTGCCGATCGTCCTGGCGCTGTCGGCCGCGACGCTGGCGGGCTGGCTGCTCACCGGCAACAGCCCGCAGGCGGCCTTCACCGCGGCGGTGGCGGTGCTCGTCATCGCCTGCCCCTGCGCGCTGGGGCTGGCCACGCCGACGGCGCTGCTCGTCGGCTCGGGCCGGGCCGCCCAGCTGGGCGTGGTCATCAAGGGCCCCGAGGTGCTGGAGTCGACGCGGGCGCTGGACACGATGGTCATGGACAAGACCGGCACGGTGACCCAGGGGCGCATGAGCCTGGACGTCGAGGCCTGCCGCGAGGTCCCCGGGGCTCACGGCCCGTCCCCGGAGCGGCTGGAGCAGGGCTCCCCGGCGTCGGCGGCGACCTCGGAGGCGGCCACGGGCCTGTCCCCGCTCGGGGACGAGGCGCTGCGCCTGGCGGGCGCCGTCGAGTCGGCCTCGGAGCACCCGGTGGCCGCGGCGATCACGACGGCCGCCCGCGAGCGCCTGGGCGCCCTGCCGGCGCCTGCCGGCTTCTCCAACCACGAGGGCCGGGGCGTGTCGGGAACCGTGGAGGGCCGCCGGGTGGCCGTGGGACGGCCGGGCTGGCTGGCCGATGAGATGGGCGTGGAGGTTCCTGAAACTCTCAGCGCCGCCGTGGAGGAGGCCCAGGACTCCGGGGCGACCGCCGTCGTCGTGGCGGTCGAGGCGGCCGACAGCGCAGCGGCCAGCGTCGCCGATGCCGCCGGTGCCGCCGGCGAGGGCGCTGACCGTCCCGGCTCCCCCGATGGTTCCGGCGCGGGCGCGAGCGCCGCATCGTTGCGGGCGGCGGCGGTCCTCGTCGTGCGTGACACGGTGCGTCCCTCCTCGCGGGCGGCGGTGGCGGCGCTGCGCGAGCTGGGGATCCGTCCGGTGCTGCTGACCGGTGACAACGTCCGGGCCGCCGAGCACGTGGCGGCTCAGGTGGGGATCGACGCCGCCGACGTGCGGGCCGAGGTGCTGCCCGCCGACAAGCGCGACGTCGTCGCCGCGCTCCAGGACGAGGGCGCGGTGGTCGGCATGGTGGGCGACGGCGTCAATGACGCCGCCGCCCTGGCCCAGGCGGGGACCCAGGGGCTGGGCCTCGCGATGGGCTCGGGTGCGGACGTGGCCATCGAGGCCGCCGACATCACCCTGGTGCGCACGGACCTGGACGCCGCGGTGGCGGCGGTGCGGGTGTCGCGGGCGACGCTGCGGATCATCCGTCAGAACCTGTTCTGGGCCTTCGCCTACAACGTGGCCGCGATCCCGCTGGCGGCCGCCGGGCTGCTCAACCCGATGATCGCCGGGGCCGCCATGGCCGCCTCCAGCGTCATCGTCGTCACCAACTCCCTGCGCCTGCGCCGAGCCGGCTGA
- a CDS encoding TOMM precursor leader peptide-binding protein, with translation MAGDAGSTTSSVMRAGDVGRAARRDLQFRIPRKPVVRLGLRARPDEGGWVVDGARKSQVLGGAFAREHMGPLLEACDGTRTLDEIGEVTGIGPQAAFEAVSLLWTGGIVEEGDTEPAPADPAPELSRLLSRLGDSTGVNDSWQDAARRLAAARVAVVGDTELAGEMVAALEPTLPDVRLDGAPRRGDTLVVLVETRECADRSEEVARRCREAGIPLLRVRAEQEAVTVGPYVDESFSPCLACASADEPELGPRPGAARRDIVIGLAARAVAALIARATVTHLPGDARRTDLATFTYSDHPVVSRPGCPVCSVAGQGENPVPVAPSAPVGARYEQSVAIPPAAFVDSKGHQQHYKPSNLRLQREFRDWPVCPRTPLPPADLSRLDQPWPVVHPISEDSSEPDVAHPTLGELATILALSVGVREPLGPEPAEPEQQGAADAADRTPLSAKLRRWTAAGGNIGSVTAYVLVPGGGETGEGAAEGQLAPGTYVYIERDHALALIGPPPGDEQPDPEGAVPDGVGARIVLTGNVDKVARKYFSFALRIAVQDCGCSFEVIRLVADALGVALRARARWDERRLARALGTDPAREPVCIVIDLGGSRAH, from the coding sequence ATGGCCGGGGACGCTGGAAGCACCACAAGCTCCGTCATGCGCGCCGGCGACGTCGGCCGCGCCGCCCGCCGCGACCTGCAGTTCCGCATCCCCCGCAAGCCGGTGGTCCGCCTGGGCCTGCGCGCCCGGCCCGACGAGGGCGGCTGGGTCGTCGACGGCGCCCGAAAGAGCCAGGTCCTGGGCGGGGCCTTCGCCCGCGAGCACATGGGGCCCCTGCTCGAGGCCTGCGACGGCACCCGCACCCTCGACGAGATCGGCGAGGTCACCGGCATCGGCCCCCAGGCCGCCTTCGAGGCCGTCTCCCTGCTGTGGACCGGCGGCATCGTCGAGGAGGGGGACACCGAGCCCGCCCCCGCAGACCCGGCACCCGAGCTGTCGCGCCTCCTGTCGCGCCTGGGCGACTCCACCGGGGTCAACGACTCCTGGCAGGACGCCGCCCGTCGCCTGGCCGCCGCCCGGGTCGCCGTCGTCGGGGACACCGAGCTGGCCGGCGAGATGGTCGCGGCCCTGGAGCCCACGCTGCCCGACGTCCGGCTCGACGGCGCGCCCCGCCGGGGGGACACCCTTGTCGTCCTCGTCGAGACCCGCGAGTGTGCCGACCGCTCCGAGGAGGTGGCGCGCCGGTGCCGCGAGGCCGGGATCCCGCTGCTGCGGGTGCGCGCCGAGCAGGAGGCGGTGACGGTCGGCCCCTACGTCGACGAGAGCTTCTCACCGTGCCTGGCCTGCGCGAGCGCCGACGAGCCCGAGCTCGGCCCCCGCCCCGGCGCCGCCCGCCGTGACATCGTCATCGGCCTGGCCGCCCGGGCCGTGGCCGCCCTCATCGCCCGCGCCACCGTCACCCACCTGCCCGGGGACGCCCGGCGCACGGACCTGGCCACCTTCACCTACTCCGACCACCCAGTCGTCTCCCGCCCCGGCTGCCCCGTCTGCTCGGTCGCCGGTCAGGGCGAGAACCCGGTGCCGGTGGCGCCGTCGGCCCCCGTGGGCGCCCGCTACGAGCAGTCCGTGGCCATCCCGCCGGCGGCCTTCGTGGACTCCAAGGGCCACCAGCAGCACTACAAGCCCTCCAACCTGCGTCTCCAGCGCGAGTTCCGCGACTGGCCGGTCTGCCCGCGCACCCCGCTCCCGCCAGCCGACCTGAGCCGCCTCGACCAGCCCTGGCCCGTCGTGCACCCGATCAGCGAGGACAGCAGCGAGCCCGACGTCGCCCACCCCACCCTGGGCGAGCTCGCCACGATCCTGGCGCTGTCGGTCGGCGTGCGCGAGCCGCTGGGCCCTGAGCCCGCCGAGCCCGAGCAGCAGGGAGCGGCCGACGCCGCCGACCGGACCCCGCTGAGCGCCAAGCTGCGCCGCTGGACGGCCGCCGGCGGCAACATCGGCTCGGTGACCGCCTACGTCCTCGTCCCGGGTGGCGGGGAGACCGGGGAGGGCGCTGCTGAGGGGCAGCTGGCCCCGGGCACCTACGTCTACATCGAGCGCGACCACGCCCTGGCCCTCATCGGCCCGCCCCCCGGTGACGAGCAGCCCGATCCGGAGGGCGCGGTGCCCGACGGCGTCGGCGCCCGGATCGTCCTGACCGGCAACGTCGACAAGGTGGCCCGCAAGTACTTCTCCTTCGCCCTGCGGATCGCGGTCCAGGACTGCGGCTGCTCCTTCGAGGTCATCCGCCTCGTGGCCGACGCCCTGGGGGTGGCGCTGCGCGCCCGGGCCCGCTGGGACGAGCGGCGGCTCGCCCGGGCGCTGGGCACCGACCCGGCCCGCGAACCGGTCTGCATCGTCATCGACCTGGGAGGTAGCCGTGCGCACTGA
- a CDS encoding YcaO-like family protein: protein MYRSALIEGVAPSLARAAFLESPFGLVSRSTELPQAAGEPVFAIWTGLLGDPSEALRSQRSWNHRAETGNFDGAGGAIDADRARHIAIVETMERYSSCSWTEEELVWDTPAGLGEAAIGPEHWPACSATELADPDCGLIASDPRVPMRWVRGWSLTRGREVFVPAVLVYLNFPVRTPSEQFVNPISTGTAAHSDLREAVLGGLLEVIERDSIALTWLQRLRLPAVAVDPDALDEAAAEYHRVGTSTELRTHLFDATTDYGVPTLYAVQTSQVDPELAQVVAATCDIDPQRALAKIYRELASLRIALRSHARGPRAQEIKGQDLTVVGGALADADLSMRHIFDFLLEGERPVHGLNEIGTLGAPSAGTDTADPLAQVVSNLERAGAEAIVVDITTDEARQVGMHVIKALIPQAMPLSFSHHARYLATPRLYEAPRAMGLTVHDEAGINPVRQPFA, encoded by the coding sequence GTGTACCGCTCTGCGCTCATAGAGGGTGTGGCGCCATCGCTGGCTCGCGCTGCGTTCCTCGAGTCGCCCTTCGGCCTGGTTTCCCGTTCCACCGAGCTGCCCCAAGCGGCCGGAGAGCCGGTCTTCGCGATCTGGACCGGTCTTCTGGGTGATCCATCTGAGGCGCTGAGGTCACAGCGCAGCTGGAATCACCGTGCCGAGACGGGCAACTTCGACGGGGCCGGCGGGGCCATCGACGCCGATCGCGCCAGACACATCGCGATCGTGGAGACGATGGAACGCTACTCCAGCTGCTCATGGACGGAGGAGGAGCTGGTGTGGGACACCCCCGCCGGTCTCGGCGAGGCCGCGATCGGACCGGAGCACTGGCCGGCGTGCTCGGCCACCGAGCTGGCCGACCCCGACTGCGGGCTCATCGCCTCGGACCCCCGCGTCCCGATGCGATGGGTGCGCGGCTGGTCCCTGACCCGGGGCCGGGAGGTCTTCGTCCCGGCCGTCCTGGTCTACCTCAACTTCCCGGTACGCACCCCCTCCGAGCAGTTCGTCAACCCCATCTCCACCGGCACGGCCGCGCACTCCGACCTGCGCGAGGCGGTCCTGGGCGGGCTGCTCGAGGTCATCGAGCGCGACTCCATCGCCCTGACCTGGCTGCAGCGCCTGCGCCTGCCCGCGGTCGCCGTCGACCCCGACGCCCTGGACGAGGCGGCCGCCGAGTACCACCGGGTCGGCACCTCCACCGAGCTGAGGACCCACCTGTTCGACGCCACCACCGACTACGGCGTCCCCACCCTCTACGCCGTCCAGACCTCCCAGGTCGACCCCGAGCTGGCCCAGGTGGTGGCCGCCACCTGCGACATCGACCCGCAGCGGGCGCTGGCCAAGATCTACCGGGAGCTCGCCTCCCTGCGCATCGCCCTGCGCAGCCACGCCCGCGGCCCGCGTGCCCAGGAGATCAAGGGTCAGGACCTCACCGTGGTCGGCGGAGCCCTGGCCGACGCCGACCTGTCCATGCGCCACATCTTCGACTTCCTCCTGGAGGGGGAGCGGCCCGTCCACGGCCTGAACGAGATCGGCACCCTGGGGGCGCCGTCGGCCGGCACCGACACCGCCGACCCACTCGCGCAGGTCGTCTCCAACCTGGAGCGGGCCGGCGCCGAGGCGATCGTCGTCGACATCACCACCGACGAGGCCCGCCAGGTCGGCATGCACGTCATCAAGGCCCTCATCCCGCAGGCCATGCCCCTGTCCTTCAGCCACCACGCCCGTTACCTGGCCACCCCCCGCCTCTACGAGGCCCCCCGGGCCATGGGCCTGACCGTCCACGACGAGGCCGGGATCAACCCCGTCCGCCAGCCCTTCGCCTGA
- a CDS encoding heavy-metal-associated domain-containing protein, producing the protein MTEFTADGVDRTTTLKVSGLTCGHCVAHVTEELEALDGVKNVSVLLNKGGQSTVTVLSDVRLEDAALAEAIDEAGDYTLDAIERDVREG; encoded by the coding sequence ATGACCGAGTTCACCGCCGACGGCGTCGACCGCACCACCACCCTCAAGGTCTCCGGACTCACCTGCGGCCACTGCGTCGCCCACGTCACCGAGGAGCTCGAGGCCCTCGACGGCGTCAAGAACGTCTCCGTCCTGCTCAACAAGGGCGGGCAGTCCACCGTCACCGTGCTCTCCGACGTCCGCCTCGAGGACGCGGCCCTGGCCGAGGCCATTGACGAGGCCGGGGACTACACGCTCGACGCCATCGAGCGCGACGTCCGCGAGGGCTGA